In Myxococcales bacterium, the DNA window ACGTCGGCCGCCACCTGGCGCTGCCCGGCGGGGCCAAGGTGATCGTCAGCCGCAACGAGCAGGAAAACCACGCGATCCAGCGGCACCAGGCGGCCGGGACGGTCCTGTTGGAACCGCTCGAATGGCCGGGACCGACGGCGCTGCTGGTCGGCTCGGCCGACCCGGCGTCGCTGGAAACCGCCGCCGCCCTGATGAAGCGGTGGGGCAAACCGCCCGCCGAAGCGCGCGTTTCGGCGCGCTTTTTGAGCGACCGTTCAGAACGCGTTTTGGCGACCGCGCTTGAACTGGATGAAACGGCGATTCGCGCCATGCAAATCCTATAATATCGAAAAATAAAGCAATTTCCTCGAACCGTTGTTTTCCGCGCACCGCTGTTTTGTCACGAAGAACCGGAGTCTCAATAAAAAATCGTTGCCTTTGTTTTCTAATAAATACTTTATTAATTGCCGGCATTTTGCTATAATGGTGGTTTGTGAGGTGATTGGCACGATGCATTTGAACGCAAACATCTTGGTGATCGAGCCAGAATCCTATGTCCGCGAAGCCATCACGGATGTGTTGGGTTCCGCCGGTTATACGATTTTCGAAACCGCCACCTCCGCCGAGGCCCGCCGGGTCCTGCACGAGGAAGAAATCGACCTGATGCTGACCGACGTCGGCCTGACCAACTCCGCCGGCCTGGAAATGCTCAACTACGTGCAGCAGGGCCGTTTCGGCCTCGATGTCATCGTGCTGACCTCCTACACCGACATCGACAACGTGCGCCGGATCATCGACAGCGGCGCGTACGACCTGATCGCCAAGCCGGTGCACGCCTACGATCTGCTGCTGTCGGTCAAGCGCGCCATGGAAAAGCGCCGCCTGATGCTCCGCAACAAAGAGCTGCAATCGAACATGGAGAAGAAGATCAAGGAAAAGATGCTCTCCCTGCGGCTGCACACCCAGGAAAAGCAGCAACTGCTCATCTCCACCATCCGTTCGCTGGTCAGCACGCTGGAAGCGAAAGACAAATACACCGAAGGCCACAGCCGGCGCGTCGCCGACGACGTGATGAACATGGCCGAGGCCGTGGGACTCAACGCCGGCGAGGTCGAGGAACTGCACCTGGCCGGCCTGTTCCACGACATCGGCAAGATCGGCATCAGCGAAATGGTGCTCAATAAAAAAGGCCAGTTGCTGGCCGAGGAATACGAGCTGATCAAAAAACACCCGCTGATCAGCCAGAAGATCATCGAGCAGGTGCCGCAATTCAAGCGGTTGTCGCGCATCGTGCGCGCCCACCACGAATCCTTCGACGGCGCCGGCTACCCCGACGGCATCAAGGGCGAGGAGATCCCGCTGGGCGCCCGCATCATGGCCGTTTGCGACGCCTTCGACGCGATGACCTCCGACCGCTCCTACCGCCAGGCCCTCGATCCGGAACGCGCGATGAACATCGTCGAGCGCAACGCCGGCTCGCAATTCGATCCCGAACTGGTGAAGCTGTTCCTCAAGGTGAAGGGCTTCAAGAACTGATCCCGGCGCCGTCGGCGCCTCAGACTCCGCCATCCAGCACGTAGATCGCCAGATTGGCCAGCGTGTGCAGCACGATGGGCGCGGCAATCGTGCCCGTGCGCGCCCGCAAAAAACCGAAAAGCAGGCCGGGAAAAAAGACGCTCAGCCGATACAGGCGCGGTTCGGCGGCCAGGTGCGCGACCGCGAAACAGGCGCTCGCCGCGAGAATCGCCGCGCCGTCCGCGCCGATCAGCGGCCGCGACCGCGCCGGCCAGGCGCGGCTGAACAGCGTTTGCAGGTAACCGCGAAAAAACACCTCTTCGGGCAGCGCGACGGCCACCAATTGCACCGGCAGGCGGGTGAGCAATCCCAGGTCGAAGCGCCAGACGGGCGGGCGGTGGCCGGCGACCCGCCAAAACAGCCAGGCGCCCAGCAGAAAAAGCGGCAACGTCACCGCCGCGGCGCCGAAACCCCAACGCAGACCGAGGCGCCAATTCCGGGTGGTGAGGCCGAAATCGGCGGCGTTGCGCCCCGAGTAAACGATCAGGCCGAGCGGCAACCAGAGCAGCAGATTGGGGACCAGCAGGCCGGCGGCGGTTTTCCAGAGCGGCGCCAAGCGGCCGCCGGCGTAAAACAGGGCGATCAACGCCGGCGCGGCGGCGGCGACGATCAAGGCTTCCCGGGCCGGCCGGGCCGTCAGCCAGCGCATGGCGCGCGATTCCATCAAGCTCACCTCGCCCCGCGTCAAATCTTGCAGCAACGGGCGCAGCCGGGCATCAGCCCTTCCTTCAGCGTCGCCCGGAATTGGCGATACAGCTCGTTGTTCCAGATCGCCGTCAACGGCTCCGTCTTCACGTTGCCGAGCCGCACGTACAGGAACTGGCAGGGATACACGTCGCCTTGTGCGTTCAAAAACGTGCTGCGCCAGATGAAAAGGCAGCGGCGGTCCAGGCGCGCGTTTTCGCTGTACCAGCGACGGATTTCGGCGTCGTTCAAGACGGGCTTGGTCAGCACGCGGTGCCCGGACGGCGTCTGGAGAAATTCGATCAGCGGCGCGAATGCGCCCGTTTCCGGCTCCCACTGGTGCGAAAGAATTTGGATCGGCGTCTCCGGGAACCGCGCGGCCCAGAAGCGCTCCTGCGCGGCGAGTTCCGCGGCGGTGAGAAAATTCAGGTGCGACAGCCGGACCGACAGCGGCTCGATGGCCGCCGTATCCGCGATGAACTGCGGCAAATCGCGGACGCTCGCGGGCGACAAGACGTAGTTCACCATCGCCGTCGAGCGCGCCTTCTGCGCGGCCCACAACCGCAGGGCCGCCAGCGAGCGGTCGTACGCGCCCGGCAGGCCGACGGCACGATCGTGGGTTTCGCGCGCGCCGTGAAAACTGACCATAAACGCGTCCAGGCCCAGGCCGGCGAGCCGCTCGACGGCGGCGACGGTCACCAGCGTGCCGTTCGTGACCAGCCCGACGGGCAGCCCGTGGCCCTTGAAACTTTCGACGATCGCCACCAGATCCGGGCGGGTGAAGGGCTCGCCGCCGGAAATGAAGATGCCCGGCCGGTACGGCGCCCAGTCGGCCGCCAATCGCTGGTATTGTTCGAGCGTCAGTTCGTCGGCGAGCGGCACGCGGTTTTCGTGATTGAAGCAGTACGGGCATTGCAGATTGCAGCGCGTCGTCACGTTGAGGTTGAGGACGAACGGAAAGGCGTTGGCGCGGCCGCCGCGTCGGGCCAGTTGGGCCGGCAGGATCAGCAAATCGCCGATCGTCCGCGCCAGCGGAAAGAAGGGGCGGAAGTTTCGCAGATTGGTGAGCTGCGACTCCAATTTCGTCCAGAGACTCACCCGTCCTCCTGGCCGACGATCCACCGTCGCAGTTGAGCCTTTTCATCCGCCGTGAGCGCCGTCAGGCGCCGGTGAAATTCGCGGTTGTGCATCAGGTTGTCGCAGGTGCGGTGACAGCCGATCGCCGCGAAGTACGGATGCCGTTTCGATTCGTGCGCGGCCATCCGGCGGAATTCGCGGTAGGGTTCGCCGTGCCAGATTTCCGCGAATGATCGTTCGCCCAGCCGTCCCAAAGGCAAATTCACCCCACGGCAGCAGGGCGCCACTTCGCCGGTCGGCAACACCCGCGCGAACATCCAGCCCACGTAGCAGGGAATCTCCTCGACCGCCTCGCGATCGTACTCGCCGCGTGCCGCGCCCAGCGCGCGCAGGCGCCGCCGGAAGCCGCCCCAGTTGTCGAGGCGGAACCGTTCGCCGGCGGCCGCCAATTCCGCGGCGCGCCGCTCGATTTCGTCGAGATGGCCTTCGAGAACCTTCAGGTGCGGTGGCGTCAGCAACAGGCCGTCGGTCCGCAAGTGCACCGAATCGACGAGCGTGAAGTAAGCCCCGTCGGCGCCGACGCGCCGGGCGAAGTCGAACATCTCGCGGGTTTCCTGGTAGTTCATCGAAAACAGCACGTTCGCCAGAATGACCTCGGCCCCCGGCCCCTTCAGCGAGCAATAGAGCCGCAGCAGGCGCTCGATCCGCGCAAACGTCGCCTCGGTCTTGTTCGGATGGCTGCGGCTGTAGACCGCCGGCGTCCCCGCCCACAGACTGACGGTGAGCTCGTCGAGCCCGGCCGCCGCGAGGCGCCGCACGCCCGCTTCGTCGATCGCGCTGAAATTGGTGGTCAGCGCGCCGATCATGCCGTGACGCTTGATCGCCTCGACCGCCTCGAAAATCGCCGGATGCAAAAGCGGCTCGCCGCCGCCGGTCAGGCGGACGCGGCGCGTGCCGAGCGCGGCCAGTTCGTCGATCAGGCCCAGCAGCAGCGGCGCGGGCATCTGCCGCCGGTGCCAGTTTTCCGGCGGGCCGAACTCGCCCAACAGCGGCGAGTTGGTCCAACACGGCAGGCAGTTGTTGTTGCAGCGGTTGGTCGGATCGATGACCACCTGCTCCGGGCCGACGAATGCGCGTTCGCCGTCCAGCGCCCCGGCCAGATCGCGATGGTCGTCGAGAAATTTTTTAAACTCGGGCGCGTGCCGTTCCGCGGCCGTTTCGCTGCGCGGCGCGGCGGTCGCGCGAAGGCAATACGACTCGATCGGCGCGCCGCGGGAAACGAAGCGGTAGCGTACGGCCGCGCCGACCGGCACGGGCAATTCGGCCCGCCAACGGCGCGTCGCCGGGTCATAGGCCATCGCCGCCGTTTGCTCCGCGCCCTCGCCGACCGCGTAATACACCGTCACCTCGCGCGTCTCCGGAATCGCCGCCAGGTATTCGACCGGCAACCGGCCGGCGGCCAAGGCGTCGACAAACGAACCGCATTCCGCGTCGCCGTAGGTCCGCCCCGTGGCGGCGCTTCGCATCGTCCATTGTTTTTCCGCCGGCAAGCCGGCCAGCACGTAATCGGCGAACAGGGCAAAGCCGAGCGCCAGGCCGTCGTCGCTCGCCGCCGGCTGAATGAAAATGTTTTGAAAGCCGGTTTGCGCGAGGATCTTTTGATTGGCCACGCTGTTGAGCCCGACGCCGCCCGCCACGCACAGGTTCGGGCTTTGCGTCTGGTCGAACAAGTGCGCCGCCACGTGCACCAGCGCTTCCTCGAGCCGGTGTTGCAGCGACCAGGCGAATTGCTGGTCGCGCGCGGTGATCGGCTCGTCGGGGGCGCGCGCGGCGCCGAATGTTTCGAACCACCGCGGCGCGAGACGGGACAGCGAAACCGGGTCCTCCAGCACGCGGTCGCCCGACCAGAAGCGCAGCCAGTCTGGATTCAGCCGCAAACCGCCGCCGTTTTCCAGCGTAAGGATTGCGGCGAACGCCGCGTCGAATTCGTTCGGCCCGCCGTAGCCCGCCAGACCCATCAGGCTGCCTTCCTCCATGCTGAGAAAATGCGCGCCGATGGCGTACAAATAGCCGAGGCTGGATTCGGCGAGCCGGCTCTCGAGGCCCACCAGCACTTCGCCGCGTACGAAGTGCCCGAGGGTCAGACTCTCGGCCGGATAATTGCGGGCGTCCGCGGCCGGTTCGGCGGCCAGCAGGTCGGCCGCCGTCGGATGCCGGCGCGCCGCCGAATAGCCGCGCGCGCGAAACGCCAGGTCGCCCGGCACGAAACCCCAACGGCCGCGATCCGGCACCAGCGGCGCGATGCCGCCCGAGGCGTCGACCGTCAGCACCGCCGCTTCGTCGAACGGGCTGGGCAGAAACGCGCCGGCGGCGTGTCCCAGGTGATGATCGAGCAAGACGATCCGCGCCGGATCGGGAAAATCAGGGAACAGCGCGATCGGCGGATGTCCGGCAGGCGGATAATAATACGCCGTGTCGGCCGCGATGAGGTCGACATCCGCCAGGGCGATGCCGGCCTCGGCCAGCACGTAGTTTAGGGCGCGGCGCAGGCTGTTGCGCGGGTCGCCGCGCCGCACACGGCACAGGCGTTCCTCGTTGATCGCCGCCACCGGCCGACCGTCGGCCAGCAGGGACACCGCGCTGTCGTGGTCGCTGACCACGGCGCCGAGCACGTACCGCGGCTTACTCATGGCCGTCCGCCTTGGTCACCAGCAGCGGGCCGACGGCCAGCGCGTCGACCGCCGTCGTCGCGAAACACTGGTAGGCGTCCAGCGGCGTTTCGACGATCGGCTCGCCGTGATCGTTGAAACTGGTGTTGAGCAGGATCGGCACGCCGGTCAGGGCATGCCATTTTTCGAGCAGCGTCCGGAAGGGTCCCTCGCCCGGCGCGACGGTTTGCACGCGCGCGGTGCCGTCGGCGTGCACGATGGCCGGCACCACGGCGCGTTTTTCAGGCCGGACCGGCGCGACCAAAAGCATGAACGGGCTGGGCGCGGTCAGTTCGAACCACTCGGCAAGCCGCTCGATCAGCACGGCGGGCGCGTAGGGCCGGAACCACTGGCGGTGCTTGACGGTTTCGTTCAAGCGGTCGTGCATCCGCGGATCGCGTGGGTCGGCCAGGATACTCCGGCAGCCGAGCGCGCGCGGGCCGAACTCGGCGCCGCCCTGAAACCAGCCGACGATCCGCCCGGCGTCGAGCAGGCACGCCACGCGGTCGGCCAGGTCCGCCGGCCGTTCCACCCGCAACGGAAGGTTGGGCACGCGCCAGCCGCGTCCGGCGCGGTCGTCGGAGTAGATAAAGTCGCTCATCGTCCCGCCCGTCCGACGGCCAGGCCGCGCGCCCGCAGCCAGACCGCCGCGCCCTTCAGCACGGCGCGTTGCAGCGGCGTCATCGCCCGGTAACGCCCGACCAGATGTTCGATGCGGCCCAGGTCATCGCACGATTTGTAGCAGCCCACCGCCGCCGCGGGGTCGTTGCCGAGGTTGGCGAACCACGGCCCGCGTTTTTCCAGCACGTTCGTCCGGCGCCGCCAATCGGCCTGCCGTTCGCCGGCCCACAAATCGCGAAACCGCGTCGTCGCCAGATTTCCGGCCGGAATGCGATGCGCCTTCAGGCATTGGTTGACGTTGCCGTCGGCCAGCACCCGCGCGAACTGCCAGCCCACCGTGCAGGGCATCGCGTCGATGATCGTCTTGTCGTGCTCGCCGGTCGTCGTGTGCGCGCCGGAAATGCGGCGCAGAAACTGCTCGTACTTGAACAGGTGCGGCGCGCCCGGCCCTTCGGCCGCCACCTCGGCGCGCACGCGCTGCGCCTCTTCGTAAAGCCACCGGCGCTGCTCCTCGTCGAGCAGCAGGGTGTCGGTGCGCTCGGGAATGACGTCGAGCACGGTGAATTCCACGCTTTCCGACCGCGTGCGCCGCGCCAGGTCGACCATCGCCCGCAGTTCGCGGTAATTCAGGTTGTTGAGGACGTGGTAAATCTTGATGTACGGCACCTGTCGCTTGCCGCCGTTGAGCAGCCGCAGCATGGCCTCGATCCGGTGGTAGGTTTCCTCGGTCTTGTTCGGGTGCAGGAGGCTGTACATCTCGGGCGACCCCGCCCAAACCGAAACCGTCAGGTAGTCGACGCGCTGCTCGATCAGAAAGCGCACCGTATCCTCGTCGACGAGCGTGAAGTTGGTGTTGATGTTGCACACCAGGCCGCGCTTTTTAATTTCGGTGATGATCGCGCGGATGTCCGGGTGGCAGAACGGCTCGCCGCCGCCCGCGAGGTACACTTCCTTGCTGCCCAGCGCCGTCATGTCGTCGAGCAGGTCGATGATCCGCGGCAGCGGCAGCGTCGCCTCGCGCTGCGGGCTGGGCAGCGCCTTGTCCAGCAGCAACGGGCTGTTGCACCAGCAGGCCAGGCAGTCGTTGTTACAGCGGTTGGTCGGGTCGATCTGCACCGTGTGCGGCCCGACGAAGCTGCGCTCGCCGTCGAGCACTCCGACGATGTCGAGGTTGGCCAGCACGAAATCGTTCAGGCGCCGGAAGGGATCTTCCGGCTGATCGAGCGGCCCGGCGGCGACCGTTGGCGGCTCGCCCGGCATGGCGCGATAGTCGGGGATGGCTAGCTCAGGGCTTTTTTTTTTCGGCTCGTCGATCTTCCAGAACAGCCAGCGGCGTTCGTGCAACGCGACTTCGTAGGCCAGCAGGAGGTTTTCGGCGGTGGCGCCCCAGTTGTACTGCGATTCGGCGCGGCGGCGGGCCTTGGCGCCCAGTTCGCGAACCAGCGCCGGATCGCCCAGCAGGCGCTCGATGCCCTCGGCCAGTTCCGTCGGGTTGCCCGGCGCGACCAGCAGGCCGGCGTCGCCCAGCATCCGCGGCACCTCGCCGACCCGGCTGGCGACCACCGCTTTGCCCGCCGCCATGTATTCGGCGATTTTCAGCGGGCTCTTGGTGCGGGTTTGCGCGTTGTCCTCGAAGCAGGCGACCACCGCGTCGGCCGCCGCGAGGTACTCGGGAATTTCCTGGTGGTTGACCGCGCCGGTGAAAACGATGCGGTTGCCGATGCGCAGTTGTTCGGTCAGTTGAAACAGTTCGCCGAACCGGTCGCCGCCGCCGACCACGACGAAGGTCGCCGGCGAGCCGCGCTCGATCAGCGCCTTGGCGGCGTGCAAAAACAGCTCGAGGTATTGCGCGCCGTGCAACTGGCCGAGGTAGAGCACGACCGGCCCCTCGAGGTGATGCAGCGCCCGCACGCGCTCGCCGGAAATATCGGGGCGGAAATGATCGAGGTCGGCGCCGACCGGCGCGGCGAACAACCGCTGCTCGGGGACGCCCAGCGCCAGCGCCCGCTCCTTCAGGGCTTCCGAGGCGACGCTGACGGTATCGACCAGGCGCGGCAGAATTTTCTCGAAGGTATTGATGGACCAGCCGACGATCCGGTTGTTGGGATTGTAGTTGAAAATGCCGTATTCCCAATCGTCCCAATCGTAGTGCACGGGCTTGCCCAGGCGGTAACCGGCCCAGATCGCCGGGACGCTGACGTGCGGAAAACACTTCTGAAAATGAATGACGTCGGCCCACCGCGCGAACTCGTGGGCGCTGCGCATCTTGGCCACCAGCGCCAGTTGGTAGCGGTAGGCGGGGATGGTCGTGAACGGGAAATCCTGCCGCTGGGTCGCTTCCTCCAGCGGGATTCGCGGATCGAGCAGATGGTAGATCAGCCGCACGTGATGGCCGCGTTTGACGAACTCCGTCGCCAGGTAGGTGATGCGGACCGTCCACGGCTCCGAATCGGAGTACACGTCGTGTGGATGGAACATCAGGATGTTCATCTACGTCCCCGGAAACACTTTCACGCCGGCGCGCTTTTCGTAGCGTTTC includes these proteins:
- a CDS encoding radical SAM protein, giving the protein MSKPRYVLGAVVSDHDSAVSLLADGRPVAAINEERLCRVRRGDPRNSLRRALNYVLAEAGIALADVDLIAADTAYYYPPAGHPPIALFPDFPDPARIVLLDHHLGHAAGAFLPSPFDEAAVLTVDASGGIAPLVPDRGRWGFVPGDLAFRARGYSAARRHPTAADLLAAEPAADARNYPAESLTLGHFVRGEVLVGLESRLAESSLGYLYAIGAHFLSMEEGSLMGLAGYGGPNEFDAAFAAILTLENGGGLRLNPDWLRFWSGDRVLEDPVSLSRLAPRWFETFGAARAPDEPITARDQQFAWSLQHRLEEALVHVAAHLFDQTQSPNLCVAGGVGLNSVANQKILAQTGFQNIFIQPAASDDGLALGFALFADYVLAGLPAEKQWTMRSAATGRTYGDAECGSFVDALAAGRLPVEYLAAIPETREVTVYYAVGEGAEQTAAMAYDPATRRWRAELPVPVGAAVRYRFVSRGAPIESYCLRATAAPRSETAAERHAPEFKKFLDDHRDLAGALDGERAFVGPEQVVIDPTNRCNNNCLPCWTNSPLLGEFGPPENWHRRQMPAPLLLGLIDELAALGTRRVRLTGGGEPLLHPAIFEAVEAIKRHGMIGALTTNFSAIDEAGVRRLAAAGLDELTVSLWAGTPAVYSRSHPNKTEATFARIERLLRLYCSLKGPGAEVILANVLFSMNYQETREMFDFARRVGADGAYFTLVDSVHLRTDGLLLTPPHLKVLEGHLDEIERRAAELAAAGERFRLDNWGGFRRRLRALGAARGEYDREAVEEIPCYVGWMFARVLPTGEVAPCCRGVNLPLGRLGERSFAEIWHGEPYREFRRMAAHESKRHPYFAAIGCHRTCDNLMHNREFHRRLTALTADEKAQLRRWIVGQEDG
- a CDS encoding HD domain-containing protein, whose amino-acid sequence is MHLNANILVIEPESYVREAITDVLGSAGYTIFETATSAEARRVLHEEEIDLMLTDVGLTNSAGLEMLNYVQQGRFGLDVIVLTSYTDIDNVRRIIDSGAYDLIAKPVHAYDLLLSVKRAMEKRRLMLRNKELQSNMEKKIKEKMLSLRLHTQEKQQLLISTIRSLVSTLEAKDKYTEGHSRRVADDVMNMAEAVGLNAGEVEELHLAGLFHDIGKIGISEMVLNKKGQLLAEEYELIKKHPLISQKIIEQVPQFKRLSRIVRAHHESFDGAGYPDGIKGEEIPLGARIMAVCDAFDAMTSDRSYRQALDPERAMNIVERNAGSQFDPELVKLFLKVKGFKN
- a CDS encoding glycosyltransferase, whose protein sequence is MNILMFHPHDVYSDSEPWTVRITYLATEFVKRGHHVRLIYHLLDPRIPLEEATQRQDFPFTTIPAYRYQLALVAKMRSAHEFARWADVIHFQKCFPHVSVPAIWAGYRLGKPVHYDWDDWEYGIFNYNPNNRIVGWSINTFEKILPRLVDTVSVASEALKERALALGVPEQRLFAAPVGADLDHFRPDISGERVRALHHLEGPVVLYLGQLHGAQYLELFLHAAKALIERGSPATFVVVGGGDRFGELFQLTEQLRIGNRIVFTGAVNHQEIPEYLAAADAVVACFEDNAQTRTKSPLKIAEYMAAGKAVVASRVGEVPRMLGDAGLLVAPGNPTELAEGIERLLGDPALVRELGAKARRRAESQYNWGATAENLLLAYEVALHERRWLFWKIDEPKKKSPELAIPDYRAMPGEPPTVAAGPLDQPEDPFRRLNDFVLANLDIVGVLDGERSFVGPHTVQIDPTNRCNNDCLACWCNSPLLLDKALPSPQREATLPLPRIIDLLDDMTALGSKEVYLAGGGEPFCHPDIRAIITEIKKRGLVCNINTNFTLVDEDTVRFLIEQRVDYLTVSVWAGSPEMYSLLHPNKTEETYHRIEAMLRLLNGGKRQVPYIKIYHVLNNLNYRELRAMVDLARRTRSESVEFTVLDVIPERTDTLLLDEEQRRWLYEEAQRVRAEVAAEGPGAPHLFKYEQFLRRISGAHTTTGEHDKTIIDAMPCTVGWQFARVLADGNVNQCLKAHRIPAGNLATTRFRDLWAGERQADWRRRTNVLEKRGPWFANLGNDPAAAVGCYKSCDDLGRIEHLVGRYRAMTPLQRAVLKGAAVWLRARGLAVGRAGR
- a CDS encoding CPBP family intramembrane metalloprotease; its protein translation is MESRAMRWLTARPAREALIVAAAAPALIALFYAGGRLAPLWKTAAGLLVPNLLLWLPLGLIVYSGRNAADFGLTTRNWRLGLRWGFGAAAVTLPLFLLGAWLFWRVAGHRPPVWRFDLGLLTRLPVQLVAVALPEEVFFRGYLQTLFSRAWPARSRPLIGADGAAILAASACFAVAHLAAEPRLYRLSVFFPGLLFGFLRARTGTIAAPIVLHTLANLAIYVLDGGV
- a CDS encoding radical SAM protein → MSLWTKLESQLTNLRNFRPFFPLARTIGDLLILPAQLARRGGRANAFPFVLNLNVTTRCNLQCPYCFNHENRVPLADELTLEQYQRLAADWAPYRPGIFISGGEPFTRPDLVAIVESFKGHGLPVGLVTNGTLVTVAAVERLAGLGLDAFMVSFHGARETHDRAVGLPGAYDRSLAALRLWAAQKARSTAMVNYVLSPASVRDLPQFIADTAAIEPLSVRLSHLNFLTAAELAAQERFWAARFPETPIQILSHQWEPETGAFAPLIEFLQTPSGHRVLTKPVLNDAEIRRWYSENARLDRRCLFIWRSTFLNAQGDVYPCQFLYVRLGNVKTEPLTAIWNNELYRQFRATLKEGLMPGCARCCKI